TTCTTCCATCCCGTATCAGCCTTTCTGTTAACATTCTATCTCACCATTATATCATTCACAGCAAGGAAACAAAATTGCCTTTAGCTACCTTAGCTATTATAAACAAAAAAAACTGTAAATCGCGCATCAATCTCTGGCCTTTTTTCGTTTTTTGTCTTTTTTTATAAAATTTTAGAAAACAAGCAGGAATTTTGCGCTAGAAAAAATACGGTAGACGAGTTTGGAAATCTCGTGTAAAATATTTTCAGAATATTGATTTTATTTACAATATTTAAATATTGTAGGTAGTTTTCATTTTCACAAAAAATAGGGGGATGAGAAAATGAAGAAGAGAAAACTTGCTGGGATCTTTCTTTCCTTGTCATTATCAGCAGGAGTCATGGCGGGCTGCGGTGCAGCATCGACAGGCGGTTCAGGAGGAAAAGAAACAATTAAAGTCGGGGCCAACCTTGAGCTCTCAGGAGGCGTAGCTTCCTACGGACAATCCATCGCAGAGGGACTTCAGCTTGGATTGGATGAAATCAATAAAAAAGGGATTAAAGGCAAGAAAATCAAGCTTGTGAAAGTAGACAATAAATCGGAAGCGGCAGAAGCGACGAACGGAGCAGTGAAGCTCGTCAGCCAGGATAAAGTAGCGGCTGTAATCGGTGCTGCAACGAGTACGAATACACTGGCTCAGGTACAGATCGCTCAAAGCAACAAAGTTCCGCTCGTCACACCGACAGGAACAAACCCTGATATTACAAATAAAGACGGCAAAGTGAATGATTATGTGTTCCGTACATGTTTCATCGATCCGTTCCAGGGAACAGTGGCTGCGAACTTTGCGACAGATAAATTGAAAACGAGTAAAGCGGCTGTGTTCATCGACAGTGCGAGCGATTACTCCAAAGGGCTGGCTTCAGCGTTTAAATCTGCTTATAAGAAAAACGGCGGCAGCATCGTGGCCGAGGAAGCCTATGTCGCTAAAGATACCGACTTCCGTGCAACACTTACCCGCTTAAAAGCAGCAAAGCCGGACTTCATTTTCCTTCCTGGCTATTATGAGGAAGTCGGCTTGATCATCAAGCAAGCGCGTGAGATCGGCATTACAGCACCATTCATGGGCGGAGACGGCTGGGATTCTCCTAAACTTGTAGAGATCGCCGGACCGGAAGCGCTCAATAACACGTACATCACGAACCACTATTCTTCTGGAGACCCTGATAAGAAGATTCAGGACTTTGTAAATGCATTCAAGAAGAAATATAAAGGGAAATCTCCAGATGCCTTTAGTGCACTTGGATATGATACAGCGTACTACCTTGCTGATGCCATCAAGCGTTCAGGCGATGCCAGCCCTGAAAAAATTGCAAAAGCATTAGCGAAGACAAAAGATCTTTCCCTTGTTTCCGGTAAATTGACATTGGATAAGAAACATGACCCGATCAAATCAGCATCTATTCTTGAGTACAAAGACGGCAAACAAGAGTTTAATACAAAAATCAATCCATAAGAGCAGTTTAACGAATAGGGGGCTCCGTCCCCCTATTCTGTGTTTTCAGGAATTGGACATATTAAGGAGTGTCGGAGATGGAACTCATACAACAGCTGGTCAATGGTATATCACTCGGCAGTATCTATGCCCTCATTGCTCTTGGCTACACGATGGTATATGGAATTGTTAAATTGATCAACTTCGCGCATGGCGATGTTTTTATGGTAGGTGCCTTTGTAGGCTTCTATTCCATTACAGTTTTGCACATCCCATTTGTCTTATCATTGATTCTTGCCATGGCGGTCTGTGCGATTTTCGGGGTACTGATCGAACGCATCGCGTATAAACCGCTAAGGAACGCTACTCGGATCGCGGCATTGATTACAGCGATCGGTGTCTCTCTTTTAATTGAGTACGGCTTTATCTATGTAAGGGGTGCACAGCCTGAAGCGTACCCTGGCGATGTATTGCCGGAACATGCTATCCACATTTTTGGCGCGAAAATTAACAGCCAGTCGCTGCTGATCCTC
This genomic stretch from Fictibacillus marinisediminis harbors:
- a CDS encoding ABC transporter substrate-binding protein, coding for MKKRKLAGIFLSLSLSAGVMAGCGAASTGGSGGKETIKVGANLELSGGVASYGQSIAEGLQLGLDEINKKGIKGKKIKLVKVDNKSEAAEATNGAVKLVSQDKVAAVIGAATSTNTLAQVQIAQSNKVPLVTPTGTNPDITNKDGKVNDYVFRTCFIDPFQGTVAANFATDKLKTSKAAVFIDSASDYSKGLASAFKSAYKKNGGSIVAEEAYVAKDTDFRATLTRLKAAKPDFIFLPGYYEEVGLIIKQAREIGITAPFMGGDGWDSPKLVEIAGPEALNNTYITNHYSSGDPDKKIQDFVNAFKKKYKGKSPDAFSALGYDTAYYLADAIKRSGDASPEKIAKALAKTKDLSLVSGKLTLDKKHDPIKSASILEYKDGKQEFNTKINP